Proteins encoded in a region of the Planococcus citri chromosome 1, ihPlaCitr1.1, whole genome shotgun sequence genome:
- the LOC135831331 gene encoding uncharacterized protein LOC135831331 isoform X1 yields MCNSSRKISTTLISTSTSPTTVPFIKFALFTSQVLFFCALCIHSSTADASPPPPGLHHHRRDERPPVPKYKYGYTVRGAEGGQHGHQFYRDGSYTQGKYFVKLNGGTGQNVEYYTDQFGYHPKVIYMNHNPTGSSGARISYGRAAIPFETSFGPNNASTEAPIKSENHSSTVTQQNSTSYETIGSSTDSSQLNTATTFPSSSYSTTESDLYRVKSISSSTSTPVTPNEGRSSTFEYASTSPTYPNEDIVRDNVYNQPQTIDTIAPILLAQQPSSDDTYLQPEINEISNGFIGNIVSMLPTIIATRSKLLKPIIVSNSSNTKREITPSENSTKEIDGKTDLATDSTQSEEYHEVPEEQVISAGGDNDTLDETHPKYLASSPTEVDIKKPHVDVVIEPQMLEEQAVITTTVDIAKSLPLAVNFIPENDNRLNDVPLNFIPTPSQFVLPQNNVYLQQPVEQPVVALQLPQAVLKPDNIPQPYLLPNSEFHYIPIPVLQHQPNVIPLNYVNDNRTSPDTAESVHIEGIRPSQEYQQPQETAPKTDYSFVKSIEDHLPNQYNVKPYDLPRKLYNKPSHHLQQFDQRRQVLPYTTINLPAAQLVPYVKHNFIQQSPGYYSPHQQKLPPPSASPKSHTIPYNLAKSYPKEKRTPQQKAPFKPSHPVWDSVYPPSHMYYVPLVVVDRVPGERNPKDSFSRRHHHLRRLYVEYGGFKPPLIPSTLIETEEPAQEKRDIPKEAGTES; encoded by the exons AGACCACCGGTACCAAAATACAAATACGGCTACACGGTCCGAGGCGCAGAAGGAGGCCAGCATGGTCACCAATTCTACAGAGATGGTTCCTATACTCAAGGAAAATACTTCGTTAAGCTGAATGGTGGAACAGGACAGAATGTCGAGTACTACACCGATCAGTTTGGATACCATCCAAAGGTGATTTACATGAATCACAACCCAACTGGCAGTAGCGGAGCCAGGATATCCTATGGAAGAGCTGCGATACCGTTTGAG ACATCATTTGGCCCAAACAACGCATCAACAGAGGCACCAATCAAATCTGAAAATCACTCATCGACAGTAACCCAGCAAAATTCCACATCTTACGAAACAATAGGGTCATCTACCGACTCATCACAACTCAACACTGCCACCACATTTCCTTCCTCTTCATACAGTACCACAGAATCAGATCTATACAGAGTGAAATCAATTTCATCTTCAACATCAACTCCAGTCACCCCAAATGAAGGCAGATCTTCAACTTTTGAGTACGCCAGCACATCCCCAACATACCCAAATGAAGACATAGTTCGAGACAATGTCTACAACCAGCCCCAAACCATCGATACAATCGCTCCTATCTTACTAGCGCAACAACCATCTTCAGATGACACTTATTTACAACCAGAGATCAATGAGATTTCCAATGGCTTCATTGGAAATATTGTTTCCATGTTACCTACCATAATTGCCACCAGAAGTAAACTACTCAAACCAATCATCGTGTCTAATTCAAGTAACACCAAACGTGAAATCACTCCTAGTGAAAATTCCACAAAAGAAATAGATGGCAAAACAGATCTAGCCACAGATTCAACTCAATCTGAAGAATACCACGAAGTACCAGAAGAACAAGTGATCTCAGCAGGTGGTGATAATGATACTTTGGATGAAACTCACCCAAAATATCTGGCTAGTTCGCCTACAGAAGTTGATATAAAGAAACCTCATGTGGATGTGGTGATTGAACCACAAATGCTCGAAGAACAGGCTGTCATTACTACCACAGTTGATATAGCTAAATCGTTACCATTGGCTGTGAATTTTATACCAGAGAATGACAATCGTCTGAATGATGTTCCTTTGAATTTTATACCTACACCTTCTCAGTTTGTCTTACCACAAAATAATGTCTATCTGCAGCAACCTGTTGAACAACCAGTGGTTGCACTGCAACTTCCACAAGCTGTCCTTAAACCTGATAATATCCCACAACCGTACCTTTTACCAAATTCAGAATTCCATTACATTCCAATCCCAGTCTTACAACATCAACCTAATGTTATACCTTTGAATTATGTGAATGACAACAGGACCTCTCCAGATACCGCCGAGTCTGTCCACATAGAAGGTATTAGACCATCACAGGAATACCAACAACCCCAAGAAACTGCCCCAAAAACCGATTACTCTTTTGTAAAATCCATCGAAGACCATTTGCCCAATCAGTACAATGTTAAACCATATGATCTACCGCGTAAATTATACAACAAACCATCCCACCACCTACAACAATTCGATCAAAGACGCCAGGTACTGCCCTACACAACAATAAATCTACCAGCAGCCCAACTAGTCCCATATGTGAAACACAATTTCATCCAGCAATCTCCAGGATACTATTCACCTCACCAACAAAAACTCCCACCACCAAGTGCTTCACCTAAAAGCCACACTATTCCTTATAATTTGGCGAAATCTTACCCTAAAGAAAAACGAACCCCACAGCAAAAAGCCCCATTTAAACCTAGCCATCCTGTATGGGACTCAGTTTACCCTCCATCCCATATGTATTATGTGCCATTGGTTGTTGTAGACCGCGTGCCTGGGGAACGCAACCCTAAAGACTCGTTTTCCAGAAGGCATCATCATTTGAGGAGATTATATGTTGAATATGGTGGCTTTAAACCGCCTCTTATACCTTCTACTTTGATTGAAACTGAAGAACCGGCGCAAGAAAAACGTGATATTCCTAAAGAAGCCGGTACCGAGTCGTGA
- the LOC135831331 gene encoding uncharacterized protein LOC135831331 isoform X2: MNHNPTGSSGARISYGRAAIPFETSFGPNNASTEAPIKSENHSSTVTQQNSTSYETIGSSTDSSQLNTATTFPSSSYSTTESDLYRVKSISSSTSTPVTPNEGRSSTFEYASTSPTYPNEDIVRDNVYNQPQTIDTIAPILLAQQPSSDDTYLQPEINEISNGFIGNIVSMLPTIIATRSKLLKPIIVSNSSNTKREITPSENSTKEIDGKTDLATDSTQSEEYHEVPEEQVISAGGDNDTLDETHPKYLASSPTEVDIKKPHVDVVIEPQMLEEQAVITTTVDIAKSLPLAVNFIPENDNRLNDVPLNFIPTPSQFVLPQNNVYLQQPVEQPVVALQLPQAVLKPDNIPQPYLLPNSEFHYIPIPVLQHQPNVIPLNYVNDNRTSPDTAESVHIEGIRPSQEYQQPQETAPKTDYSFVKSIEDHLPNQYNVKPYDLPRKLYNKPSHHLQQFDQRRQVLPYTTINLPAAQLVPYVKHNFIQQSPGYYSPHQQKLPPPSASPKSHTIPYNLAKSYPKEKRTPQQKAPFKPSHPVWDSVYPPSHMYYVPLVVVDRVPGERNPKDSFSRRHHHLRRLYVEYGGFKPPLIPSTLIETEEPAQEKRDIPKEAGTES; the protein is encoded by the exons ATGAATCACAACCCAACTGGCAGTAGCGGAGCCAGGATATCCTATGGAAGAGCTGCGATACCGTTTGAG ACATCATTTGGCCCAAACAACGCATCAACAGAGGCACCAATCAAATCTGAAAATCACTCATCGACAGTAACCCAGCAAAATTCCACATCTTACGAAACAATAGGGTCATCTACCGACTCATCACAACTCAACACTGCCACCACATTTCCTTCCTCTTCATACAGTACCACAGAATCAGATCTATACAGAGTGAAATCAATTTCATCTTCAACATCAACTCCAGTCACCCCAAATGAAGGCAGATCTTCAACTTTTGAGTACGCCAGCACATCCCCAACATACCCAAATGAAGACATAGTTCGAGACAATGTCTACAACCAGCCCCAAACCATCGATACAATCGCTCCTATCTTACTAGCGCAACAACCATCTTCAGATGACACTTATTTACAACCAGAGATCAATGAGATTTCCAATGGCTTCATTGGAAATATTGTTTCCATGTTACCTACCATAATTGCCACCAGAAGTAAACTACTCAAACCAATCATCGTGTCTAATTCAAGTAACACCAAACGTGAAATCACTCCTAGTGAAAATTCCACAAAAGAAATAGATGGCAAAACAGATCTAGCCACAGATTCAACTCAATCTGAAGAATACCACGAAGTACCAGAAGAACAAGTGATCTCAGCAGGTGGTGATAATGATACTTTGGATGAAACTCACCCAAAATATCTGGCTAGTTCGCCTACAGAAGTTGATATAAAGAAACCTCATGTGGATGTGGTGATTGAACCACAAATGCTCGAAGAACAGGCTGTCATTACTACCACAGTTGATATAGCTAAATCGTTACCATTGGCTGTGAATTTTATACCAGAGAATGACAATCGTCTGAATGATGTTCCTTTGAATTTTATACCTACACCTTCTCAGTTTGTCTTACCACAAAATAATGTCTATCTGCAGCAACCTGTTGAACAACCAGTGGTTGCACTGCAACTTCCACAAGCTGTCCTTAAACCTGATAATATCCCACAACCGTACCTTTTACCAAATTCAGAATTCCATTACATTCCAATCCCAGTCTTACAACATCAACCTAATGTTATACCTTTGAATTATGTGAATGACAACAGGACCTCTCCAGATACCGCCGAGTCTGTCCACATAGAAGGTATTAGACCATCACAGGAATACCAACAACCCCAAGAAACTGCCCCAAAAACCGATTACTCTTTTGTAAAATCCATCGAAGACCATTTGCCCAATCAGTACAATGTTAAACCATATGATCTACCGCGTAAATTATACAACAAACCATCCCACCACCTACAACAATTCGATCAAAGACGCCAGGTACTGCCCTACACAACAATAAATCTACCAGCAGCCCAACTAGTCCCATATGTGAAACACAATTTCATCCAGCAATCTCCAGGATACTATTCACCTCACCAACAAAAACTCCCACCACCAAGTGCTTCACCTAAAAGCCACACTATTCCTTATAATTTGGCGAAATCTTACCCTAAAGAAAAACGAACCCCACAGCAAAAAGCCCCATTTAAACCTAGCCATCCTGTATGGGACTCAGTTTACCCTCCATCCCATATGTATTATGTGCCATTGGTTGTTGTAGACCGCGTGCCTGGGGAACGCAACCCTAAAGACTCGTTTTCCAGAAGGCATCATCATTTGAGGAGATTATATGTTGAATATGGTGGCTTTAAACCGCCTCTTATACCTTCTACTTTGATTGAAACTGAAGAACCGGCGCAAGAAAAACGTGATATTCCTAAAGAAGCCGGTACCGAGTCGTGA